The genomic interval TAGGGTCTTTCAATGATTTAGAGAAAATCACGAGTGGAATATATTCACGAGTATGGTCAGTTCCTACGTATGAAGGGTCATTTCCGTGGTCAGCAGTAATCATCAACAAATCATCTTCTTTCATTGCATCAATGATTTCTGGCAAACGACCGTCAAAGTCTTCAATTGCTTTTCCGTAACCTTCAACATCGCGACGATGTCCATATTTAGCATCGAAGTCAACTAAGTTTGTGAAAGAAAATCCTTCGGTAAACTCAGCTTTTGTCATTGCTTTAAGCAGACGGTCAACCCCGTCCATATCGTTATGATTATGCCCCATATCATATTTCACACCTACTGTGTTGAAAATATCTGAAATTTTCCCAACTGAATAAGTATCAATTCCAGCCTTATAAAGTTTTTCCAAAACTGTTTCAGCAAATGGTGACAAAGCATAGTCACGACGTCCATCAGTTCGTTCAAAGTTTCCAGCTTCTCCAACATAAGGGCGAGCGATGATTCGGCCAATCATGATTCCAGACCCTTCAAGGGTAATTGAACGAACATATTCACAAATTTTATAAAGTTCTTCACGAGAAATGACATCTTCATGTGCCGCAATTTGCAAAACAGGGTCTGCTGAAGTATAAATAATCAACTCACCAGTTTCCAATTGACGAGGACCAAAATCTTCAATGACTGCTGTTCCAGAATAAGGTTTATTTGCTTCACGAATGATTTTACGGCCAGAAAATTCTTCAATTTTTTCAAGTAAATCCTCTGGATAACCTTCTGGATAAGTTGGGAATGGCGTTTGAATATTTAAGCCCATAATTTCCCAGTGCCCAGTCATTGTATCCTTACCTTTTGAAATTTCTTCTAGTTTAGTGACATATGCTGCTGGTTTATCAGCTTTTGGAACCGTTTTGAGCGGACTTTCGCGCGGGATATTTCCCCAACCCAATTTTTGAAGGTTAGGCACATCAAGCCCACGAATTTCTGAAATATGACCAATCGTGTCTGAGTTCACATCATTAATTGCTTCATGCGTTTCAACGTCATGATTAAAGAATTTGTCAGCATCTGGTGCAGCACCAATTCCGACAGAGTCCATTACAACAAGATGAATACGACCAAATTTTTTAGGCATTATATCTCTCCATTTCTGCTGCTATATCAATAGCAAAACTAACTAATTCTATTATACATAAACTCTTCCAAAAAGGGCAGTCAAAGCTGTTAAAAAAATACAATTTTTTTGTCAAAAATTGCATTTTCTACTAAATAGATGTCATAAAAAAATCATTAGATGTTTGTCCAATGATTTTTTTCTTTTTATTTTAAACTTTCTTGAAATTGTATTTTCGCCAAATCAAGATTAGCTTGTGAAATTGTCGTCACTTCTGACTGTCCCTCCACTTTATCGCTATGGATATTAATTTTTTTAATCCTTATTGCTCCATGGTAATTTAATGCTAAAGCCTTAACATTTCCAAAGTTAAAACTTGTTTTAAAAACCTTAGGGAATGCCGTCAAAATTTGACCATAATGTCTAATTAAAACACGTGGACTTTTGAGTTTGCTAACGACTGCCATCACTACTTCTTGCTGACGTGCAAAAGCTTTTTTAGTATCTCCAGCATTTAACAAAGTAAAATATGCTGCCACTTCCTCTGCTTTATTTAAAGCAACTGTCCCTTGAGGAAATTTAAATCCTTGTGCCGAAAATTCATTAGCATTTTGAATGGATACGCCACCAATCGCTTGAACTAATTCTCCCATTTGATCGAAATTCATTCCTACAAATTTATTAATTTTAACCTGAAGTAGTTTTTCCATTTCTTTAATAACCGCAGCTTCTCCCTTAGAATTATAGAGAGTTAATAAGGTTTGTTTGTCTGGAAGTATGGCACTTGTAGAAAGATTGATAACGGTTGTTTGTTGTAAACGAGGGTTTGTTGCTGCCAAATTTGCCGACACCAATACATCTTTCCCATCAATTTTACTTATTCCAAGAATTGCCGTCGTAAATGGCTCTTTCTTTTTTAAGGAAATAGAGGTCATTTGCGTTGGCGGATTCACATAAGCCTTCGTTACGGCTGTTTTCAAATCAAAATAAACTTTTCCACCAACAGCTCCTAAAATTATGATAAAAAACAAAAGTACAAATAAAAATATTTTTAAAACTTTTCTCTTCTTCTTTTTGTTTCCACGTTTTATTTGCCTTCCATCTTCTGCCACTCTAGATTTAACCATTTTATTCTCCTTAACCTCTTATAATTGACTCAATCAAATCTAAGACTCGGTCCGTTGATTTTCCATCTCTAAATTTATATATTTTATCAGTAAATAATTGCCGTTTCAAATCATCACTCTCTGTTTCACCATTAACAGCTATTATTGCTTTAATTAACTCATCTTCATTTTTAGTGACTTGCCCTGGAAATTCATTTTCATAATCAATCGTAAATCCAGGCTTATGTGAATATGTCATTAAATCAGGACTATAAGCAATAATTGGTTTATTAAAGACCATCCAATCAATTGCAATTGCCGAATAATCTGTCACTAAAATATCTGTCACACAAAAAAGTGAGGAAATCAACTCATCTTGAATATATAAAACATGTTCATTTTTTTCATAATTTGAATGCTGAATAAGTGGGTGACTTTTATAAATGACTATATAATCATTTCCAATTGCCTGATGAATCTTTTCTAAATCAATCAGTGCTTCCTTAAAATGCGTACTAATCCGTCCTCTAAATGTTGGAGCATATGTGATAATTTTCTTTCCTTTTAAAAGAGGATATTTTCCTAGCAATCTCTGATAAGTCAAGTCAACAAAATTTTGGTCGAAAATCTTATCATTATTTGGAATTCCAGTAACAAAAACCTGATCCTCTATAACATTAAATGCACGCGCAAAAATTGGTTTTAAGAAGTCGGAGTTAACAATCGTATAGTCATAATGATTAACGATATAGTCTCGCTCCACATCATTTCCAAATTTTTTCAAAGCGCCTGTCGCATGCCACAACTGCAAAACTTTAACATTCTTACGGTGTGGAAACTTAGAAATAACAAAATTATTATAATCAATAATGACTAAACGTGAACTTTCAATCAAAAATAATTGGCGAATACAAGCATAACCATATTTTATATTTCCCCAAAGTGATGATTCAAATTTGAACAAAACTGTCCGCAATTCATATTTATTTTTTTCGTTCAACCGATCATAAATCAACTTAAAATCTTTTGATAAATTATCATGTTCTAAAGAAATAAAAGTAATCCGATTTTGTTTCACCCTAGAAATAAAGGCAAAAGGATAAAAAATCCCAAGAATTATTGTCAAAATAATTGATTTAGTTTTCATAAAAAATCCTCTTAGCAACCTTAGAACTAACATCACCATCATTCCATGAATTAAAGACTTGATTAAATGTTCTCAAACGTTCATAATCAAAAACCCCTTCTTTAAGTCTTCTCAACAATTCTTTTTCTGTTCTAATCACATCATTAGGCAGATCGTCAGGAACCTTTAAGTAAAACCCCCTTAATTCTTGCTCATATTGTTCAAAGTCATACATATAAAAATAAATTGGACGGTTTAAATTCGCATAATCAAAAAATACACTAGAATAATCTGTAATTAGAACATCACTCATTAAATAAGCATCATTAATATCCGCACTTGCTGCCATAAGATACACAAAATCACTCAAATCATTCGGAACCTGATAAACATTAGAAATCAAATAATGAGGTTTAAACAAAATAACTGTGTCATCACCTAAGTGATTCTTCCACTTATAAAAATCAACAGCCAATTCAAATCTATATCCTTTTATTCCAAAAGAATCATCACGCCAAGTTGGAGCATAGAGAACAACTTTTTTATCAATTGGCAAACCATAGCGCTGTTTTAGTTCCATACATTTACTAGAATCAACATTTACCAAACAATCAACCCTCGGATACCCAACTTCCAATAGTTTCTCTTTATCTAAATTAAAAGCGCTAGTAAAAGCTTGACTTGAAAAAGGATTAGGCGAAATCAAATAATCCCAATGCCGACTATCTTCGTCATAACTCCTAAGCATCTGCTGATAAGATAAACGACTTCGATAATAAGTAATACCATTATCTAAAATATCATGTCCCAAACGTTTCAAAGGCGTTCCATGCCAAGTTTGTAAATAAACCTGCTCCCCCTTTTTATGATAATAAGGAGCCATTTTTGAATTAAATACCCAATACTTTGCTTTGGAAAGTAAATAATAATAACTAAATGAGTTAAATTTAACTACCTTAGCCCTATTAACGGACCGTTTTACTTTAAAAGCCCAGACAAAATGATAACTAGCAAATTCCTCATGATCTCTTAAATATTCAAAAAGATATCTTGGATTATCTGAATAAGCCTTTCCATTAAAAGAAGCGAAAATAACCAATTTATCATCTGTTTTTACAAATTTCCCTAAAATCAAAAGGAAAAGAGATAACATTTTTCTAAGTATTAATAATCGCATTTTGACTAATAAATTTAGCATTTTTCCCCTTTCAAATGATTTTAGCTCATTTGTTTTCGAATAATTTTTATCAACTCTTTAATTGATAAATTTGTTAAAAACGAATCTGAAATTTCATTAATAATTTCTTGACACTTTTTCAAATCCTTTTCTTTACGCAAAGCTTTTAAAATTTGATTAAGATCACCATCTTCCGGTTTACCTACAATTTTTAAAGAATTGGCAAGCGCTAATTTTGAAAGAATAATCACGTTTGCTCCA from Lactococcus lactis carries:
- a CDS encoding phosphopentomutase, encoding MPKKFGRIHLVVMDSVGIGAAPDADKFFNHDVETHEAINDVNSDTIGHISEIRGLDVPNLQKLGWGNIPRESPLKTVPKADKPAAYVTKLEEISKGKDTMTGHWEIMGLNIQTPFPTYPEGYPEDLLEKIEEFSGRKIIREANKPYSGTAVIEDFGPRQLETGELIIYTSADPVLQIAAHEDVISREELYKICEYVRSITLEGSGIMIGRIIARPYVGEAGNFERTDGRRDYALSPFAETVLEKLYKAGIDTYSVGKISDIFNTVGVKYDMGHNHNDMDGVDRLLKAMTKAEFTEGFSFTNLVDFDAKYGHRRDVEGYGKAIEDFDGRLPEIIDAMKEDDLLMITADHGNDPSYVGTDHTREYIPLVIFSKSLKDPKVLPVGHFADISATVAENFSVKKAQTGESFLDALV
- a CDS encoding LCP family protein, which produces MVKSRVAEDGRQIKRGNKKKKRKVLKIFLFVLLFFIIILGAVGGKVYFDLKTAVTKAYVNPPTQMTSISLKKKEPFTTAILGISKIDGKDVLVSANLAATNPRLQQTTVINLSTSAILPDKQTLLTLYNSKGEAAVIKEMEKLLQVKINKFVGMNFDQMGELVQAIGGVSIQNANEFSAQGFKFPQGTVALNKAEEVAAYFTLLNAGDTKKAFARQQEVVMAVVSKLKSPRVLIRHYGQILTAFPKVFKTSFNFGNVKALALNYHGAIRIKKINIHSDKVEGQSEVTTISQANLDLAKIQFQESLK
- a CDS encoding CDP-glycerol glycerophosphotransferase family protein → MKTKSIILTIILGIFYPFAFISRVKQNRITFISLEHDNLSKDFKLIYDRLNEKNKYELRTVLFKFESSLWGNIKYGYACIRQLFLIESSRLVIIDYNNFVISKFPHRKNVKVLQLWHATGALKKFGNDVERDYIVNHYDYTIVNSDFLKPIFARAFNVIEDQVFVTGIPNNDKIFDQNFVDLTYQRLLGKYPLLKGKKIITYAPTFRGRISTHFKEALIDLEKIHQAIGNDYIVIYKSHPLIQHSNYEKNEHVLYIQDELISSLFCVTDILVTDYSAIAIDWMVFNKPIIAYSPDLMTYSHKPGFTIDYENEFPGQVTKNEDELIKAIIAVNGETESDDLKRQLFTDKIYKFRDGKSTDRVLDLIESIIRG
- a CDS encoding CDP-glycerol glycerophosphotransferase family protein, producing the protein MLNLLVKMRLLILRKMLSLFLLILGKFVKTDDKLVIFASFNGKAYSDNPRYLFEYLRDHEEFASYHFVWAFKVKRSVNRAKVVKFNSFSYYYLLSKAKYWVFNSKMAPYYHKKGEQVYLQTWHGTPLKRLGHDILDNGITYYRSRLSYQQMLRSYDEDSRHWDYLISPNPFSSQAFTSAFNLDKEKLLEVGYPRVDCLVNVDSSKCMELKQRYGLPIDKKVVLYAPTWRDDSFGIKGYRFELAVDFYKWKNHLGDDTVILFKPHYLISNVYQVPNDLSDFVYLMAASADINDAYLMSDVLITDYSSVFFDYANLNRPIYFYMYDFEQYEQELRGFYLKVPDDLPNDVIRTEKELLRRLKEGVFDYERLRTFNQVFNSWNDGDVSSKVAKRIFYEN